The following are encoded together in the Ranitomeya imitator isolate aRanImi1 chromosome 4, aRanImi1.pri, whole genome shotgun sequence genome:
- the LOC138673965 gene encoding uncharacterized protein, with translation MYRSLPCLWKIKSADYSNRYKKKDAYEKLVAIYKEHHPTETVDEHIVRKKIQALRTVYKKELNKVEKSLKSGAGTDDVYVTKLWYYDLLAFTRDQEIPRPCQTVTSICAPSPEENLPESPDEHVPLQQRERPEGNDVQSHQSSRSPCLEDQTRPQRPSRKRKSTAGTPVDLLAMANNILSKHAATQLSAFPTLVEERLNKLDVTQRSHAERLMFDVLNAAAAGKLSDTSMLNITDRQPSSQFYLGPPQEPMHSTPVRRPGPHHSQFWTPPAPPSFADFSQGPPTSTHRYSEMDTYYQNL, from the exons atgtaccgctccctgccctgcttgtggaagataaagtcggcggattacagcaaccgctacaaaaagaaagatgcgtatgagaagctggtggccatctacaaggagcatcatcccactgagacggtggatgaacacattgtgcgtaaaaaaatccaggctctccgcacagtctacaaaaaagagttgaacaaggtggaaaagtcgctgaagtctggggccggaactgacgacgtctatgtgaccaagttgtggtactatgacctgctggcgttcactcgggaccaggaaatccctcgcccgtgccagactgtcacaagcatatgtgcaccatcgcctgaagagaacctgcccgagtctccggacgagcat gtgcctctgcaacagcgggaaagaccagaagggaacgatgtccagtcccatcagtcctccagaagcccgtgtctcgaggatcagacacgtccacagcggccatctcgcaaaagaaagtcgacagcggggacacctgtggatctcctggcaatgGCTAACAACATCTTGTCCAAGCATGCCGCAACCCAGCTCTCCGCATTCCCAACCTTGGTTGAGGAACGGTTAAACAAATTGGACGTTACCCAACGATCTCACGCGGAGAGATTAATGTTTGACGTTCTGAACGCGGCAGCCGCTGGAAAACTGAGCGACACATCTATGTTGAACATCACCGATCGTCAGCCCAGTAGCCAGTTTTATTTGGGACCAccacaggagcccatgcacagcactcctgtccgcagaccaggcccacatcattctcagttctggacaccacctgcacccccttcttttgcagacttttcacaagGACCTCCTACGTCCACGCACCGGTACAGCGAGATGGACACCTACTATCAAAATTTGTAG